From Gemmatimonadaceae bacterium, the proteins below share one genomic window:
- a CDS encoding SpoIIE family protein phosphatase, which yields MSDLGGALDAFSGAYGCGAVVWTQAAPGAPLDVAATSGGDVTPPDGFARLEVGEIVTRETALGAQLVVRLPGRTRAWLALGPVRDDDPEPRRWLGVLTPIVGEVLQSRWEASHAADELMERYEEINLLYSISEILGRTVTLEEAARTILLEVADTVGSDYGALLVHDPAAGLLRPVTSLRAASAPPATPIPIDDPVSVAARVFRTRHALLVNAGVLESGYEQPFRSGAMLCVPITWTTPEGGVPLGVVCLSGRRSGENFTAGDEKLVAAVGSQIGTAIQNARLVRASLDQERLASEMRLAHELQMKLLPSGEVVLPEAACAVRVEPAEGVGGDFYNLFRLGDGRTGVLVGDVSSHGYRAALIMALVMSATAIHAQTTADPAETVTALLATLEEELRETEMFLSLCYAVVDRERRQLRWTNTGHPHAFVIGADGVAARLEATDPPLGLGGETLHVSSRPWDPANDLLVLFTDGVSDARNARGEALGEAAVVDVLVARRNEVPSRIVDGVFALVEGHLGRALPHDDQAVVVLRNA from the coding sequence GTGAGCGACCTCGGCGGCGCGCTCGACGCCTTCTCCGGAGCCTACGGCTGCGGGGCGGTGGTGTGGACGCAGGCCGCGCCCGGCGCGCCGCTCGATGTCGCGGCGACGTCCGGCGGCGATGTGACGCCACCCGATGGCTTCGCGCGGCTCGAGGTCGGTGAGATCGTGACGCGCGAGACCGCGCTCGGCGCACAGTTGGTGGTCCGACTGCCCGGCCGCACGCGCGCCTGGCTGGCCTTGGGGCCCGTGCGCGACGACGATCCCGAGCCGCGCCGCTGGCTCGGCGTGCTCACGCCGATTGTCGGCGAGGTGCTGCAGAGCCGCTGGGAAGCCTCCCACGCGGCGGACGAGCTGATGGAGCGCTACGAGGAGATCAATCTCCTCTACTCGATCAGCGAGATCCTCGGCCGCACGGTGACGCTGGAGGAAGCGGCGCGCACGATCCTGCTTGAGGTCGCAGACACCGTGGGCTCGGACTACGGCGCTCTGTTGGTGCACGATCCGGCGGCCGGCCTGCTGCGGCCCGTGACGTCACTGCGCGCGGCGTCGGCGCCGCCGGCGACGCCGATCCCGATCGACGACCCGGTGAGCGTGGCCGCTCGCGTGTTCCGCACGCGGCACGCGCTGCTGGTGAACGCCGGCGTGCTGGAGAGCGGCTACGAGCAGCCCTTCCGTAGCGGCGCGATGCTCTGCGTGCCCATCACCTGGACGACGCCCGAGGGTGGCGTGCCGCTGGGTGTGGTCTGTCTGTCGGGCCGGCGCAGCGGCGAGAACTTCACGGCGGGCGATGAAAAGCTCGTCGCTGCCGTGGGTTCGCAGATCGGCACGGCGATCCAGAACGCGCGCCTCGTGCGCGCCAGTCTCGATCAGGAACGGTTGGCCAGCGAGATGCGCCTCGCGCACGAACTGCAGATGAAGCTGCTGCCCAGTGGCGAGGTCGTGCTGCCGGAAGCGGCCTGTGCGGTGCGCGTGGAACCGGCGGAAGGCGTGGGCGGTGACTTCTACAACCTGTTCCGACTCGGTGATGGGCGCACCGGCGTATTGGTCGGCGATGTGTCGAGCCACGGCTATCGTGCCGCGCTCATCATGGCCCTCGTGATGAGCGCGACGGCGATCCACGCGCAGACGACGGCGGATCCGGCGGAGACCGTGACCGCGCTCTTGGCCACGCTTGAGGAAGAACTGCGCGAAACCGAGATGTTTCTCTCGCTCTGCTACGCGGTGGTGGACCGTGAGCGCCGGCAGCTGCGCTGGACCAACACCGGGCACCCGCACGCGTTCGTGATCGGCGCCGACGGCGTGGCCGCGCGGCTCGAGGCGACGGACCCGCCGCTCGGCTTGGGTGGCGAGACGCTGCACGTGTCGTCACGGCCTTGGGACCCGGCCAACGACCTGCTGGTGTTGTTCACCGACGGCGTCAGCGACGCGCGCAACGCGCGCGGCGAGGCGCTCGGCGAGGCAGCGGTCGTGGACGTGCTCGTCGCGCGCCGCAACGAGGTACCCTCGCGCATCGTCGACGGGGTGTTCGCGCTGGTCGAGGGCCATCTCGGCCGCGCGCTGCCGCACGACGACCAGGCGGTGGTGGTCCTGAGGAACGCGTGA
- a CDS encoding ATP-binding protein has translation MAGIGALDLRIPSDVRQIEAVVAQVVHRCAAHAWDARQLSLNIPVALTEALSNAILRGNGEDAAKTVRVRVEFSEREIVVEVEDEGTGFDLEACTEDPTTPENLEREDGRGLFLMQALVDRVERYRADGNVVRLTLRRKGHAA, from the coding sequence ATGGCCGGGATTGGCGCGCTGGACCTGCGCATCCCGAGCGACGTCCGGCAGATCGAGGCAGTGGTGGCGCAGGTGGTGCATCGCTGCGCCGCCCACGCCTGGGACGCGCGGCAGCTCTCGCTAAACATCCCCGTCGCGCTGACGGAGGCCTTGAGCAATGCAATCCTCCGCGGCAATGGTGAGGACGCCGCCAAGACGGTGCGCGTGCGCGTGGAGTTCTCGGAACGCGAGATCGTCGTCGAGGTGGAGGACGAGGGGACGGGTTTCGACCTTGAGGCCTGCACCGAGGACCCGACGACGCCAGAAAACCTTGAACGCGAGGACGGCCGCGGGCTGTTCCTGATGCAGGCCTTGGTGGACCGCGTGGAGCGGTACCGCGCGGACGGCAACGTGGTGCGGCTGACGCTGCGCCGAAAGGGCCACGCCGCGTGA
- a CDS encoding STAS domain-containing protein has translation MSLHLSHSGDVVVVEVEGQLIVSNRQELKQRVLDEAEGGARKILVDFAKTGYIDSAGLGVLVSLAKRMRELGGDLRLANLNDDLRTLFELTKLDTLFQIADSREQALAAF, from the coding sequence ATGAGCCTGCATCTCTCCCATTCGGGTGACGTCGTCGTCGTGGAAGTCGAGGGCCAACTGATCGTCAGCAACCGCCAGGAGTTGAAGCAGCGGGTGTTGGACGAGGCCGAGGGAGGCGCGCGCAAGATCCTCGTCGACTTCGCGAAGACGGGCTACATCGACTCGGCGGGCCTCGGCGTGTTGGTCTCGCTGGCCAAGCGGATGCGCGAGTTGGGTGGCGACCTGCGCCTGGCCAACCTGAACGACGACCTGCGCACCCTGTTCGAGCTCACAAAGCTCGACACGCTGTTCCAGATCGCCGACAGCCGCGAGCAGGCACTCGCCGCCTTCTGA
- the coaD gene encoding pantetheine-phosphate adenylyltransferase codes for MPKIALYAGSFDPITNGHADLIRRSLTFVDRLVVGVAVNVSKQPLFTEDERVALIRAAVEDDPRVEVRAFRGLVVNFAKEAGAKVILRGLRAVADFEYEYQMALMNRHLAPQLETMFMVPSLEVSYLSSSLVREVARFNGDIDKLVHPAVAEALRKKFPASSFPANPPTDRQ; via the coding sequence ATGCCGAAGATCGCCCTGTACGCCGGCAGCTTCGATCCGATCACGAACGGCCACGCCGACCTGATCCGGCGCTCGTTGACGTTCGTCGACCGACTGGTCGTGGGCGTGGCGGTCAACGTGTCCAAGCAGCCGTTGTTCACCGAGGACGAGCGGGTCGCGTTGATCCGCGCCGCGGTCGAGGACGATCCCCGTGTCGAGGTGCGCGCCTTCCGCGGGCTGGTCGTGAACTTCGCCAAGGAGGCCGGCGCCAAGGTCATCCTGCGTGGCCTGCGCGCCGTGGCCGACTTCGAGTACGAGTACCAGATGGCCCTGATGAATCGCCATCTCGCCCCGCAGCTGGAAACGATGTTCATGGTGCCGTCGCTGGAGGTCAGTTACCTGAGCTCCTCCCTGGTGCGCGAGGTGGCTCGCTTCAACGGTGACATCGACAAGCTCGTGCATCCCGCGGTGGCCGAGGCGTTGCGGAAGAAGTTCCCGGCATCATCTTTCCCTGCGAACCCCCCTACGGATCGCCAATGA
- the rsmD gene encoding 16S rRNA (guanine(966)-N(2))-methyltransferase RsmD — MAELRIVAGAWRGRRIKVPPKGVRPTADRVREAWMSIVQRDIPDAAVVDLCAGSGALGLEALSRGAVSCDFVEKDARTLQVLDANIAALGAGETARVHRAEALRFLESASLQVGDAPTWQLAFADPPYREGIAEALAARWLAAPFAAIFGVEHEATLTLPEASGSAGSERRVYGDTALTLYRTTD; from the coding sequence ATGGCTGAACTCCGCATCGTGGCCGGCGCCTGGCGCGGGCGCCGCATCAAGGTACCGCCCAAGGGTGTGCGGCCCACCGCAGACCGCGTGCGCGAGGCCTGGATGAGCATCGTGCAGCGCGACATCCCGGACGCCGCGGTGGTCGACCTTTGCGCCGGGTCGGGCGCCCTGGGCCTTGAGGCCCTGTCGCGCGGCGCGGTCTCCTGCGACTTCGTCGAGAAGGACGCGCGGACCCTCCAGGTCCTGGACGCCAACATCGCTGCGCTCGGCGCTGGCGAAACCGCACGGGTCCACCGCGCCGAGGCGCTGCGATTCCTCGAGAGCGCATCGCTGCAGGTGGGTGACGCGCCCACCTGGCAGCTGGCGTTCGCCGACCCGCCGTACCGCGAGGGAATCGCCGAGGCACTGGCTGCCCGCTGGCTCGCGGCGCCGTTCGCGGCAATCTTTGGGGTGGAGCACGAGGCCACGCTGACCTTGCCCGAGGCCAGCGGCAGCGCGGGCAGCGAACGCCGAGTCTACGGAGACACTGCGTTGACCCTTTACCGGACCACCGACTGA
- a CDS encoding DHH family phosphoesterase, translated as MSRIRPPARWRTAPAVPADIVRALSDSLAPRGEHAHKSPLPESLLALLAVRGVHDPEVAKGFLRPSLGDLTPPEALGDLRRAAERIATSIRAGERIVVHGDYDVDGICSTALLTRVLRGVGGDVVPFIPDRKTDGYDLGPAGVRAAVEAGAKLVVTCDCGTTAVEPARALEAAGIALIITDHHQPGAELPPCVALVNPQRDLTRLAEGTSGRGVTVGSNGAAMSSASATTSTRADQHLAAVGVAWKLASVVSELCGGDPQVVDDQLELVALATVADVAPLTGDNRILVAEGLKRMTTPRSPTQPAPRNLGLRALLRSAGLDEKRLTAGRLGFVVAPRLNALGRIRQALLGVDLLLAEDETTAMDLAAKCNEANAERQELDRRILEEAQRRLDDIDLDAARGLVLAGDGWEPGVIGIVASRVVELTHRPTFMIAVAEDGGQRIGKGSGRSVSGFDLHAALVACGDLLIKYGGHRAAAGLTIDAARIDEFTERFDAEARSRLSDEQLVPELRPDLELPIGSANERLLAAIRYLEPFGVGNPGPVLVSRGVSVVGGPRKVGSDGLKLQLDAGDGPREAVGWGMAARAAEVGRDARLDLVYRLDVNEYRGARTLQATILDLRKSDA; from the coding sequence GTGAGCCGCATCCGTCCGCCGGCACGCTGGCGCACGGCGCCGGCCGTGCCGGCGGACATTGTACGCGCGCTGTCCGACTCGCTTGCCCCGCGTGGCGAGCACGCACACAAATCGCCGCTGCCGGAGAGCCTGTTGGCTCTCCTTGCCGTGCGCGGCGTGCACGATCCGGAGGTCGCGAAGGGCTTCCTGCGGCCCTCGCTGGGCGACCTGACGCCCCCCGAAGCGCTCGGGGACCTCCGTCGCGCCGCGGAGAGAATTGCCACTTCAATCCGCGCCGGCGAGCGCATCGTGGTGCACGGCGACTACGACGTGGATGGCATCTGCTCGACCGCGCTGCTGACGCGGGTGCTGCGCGGTGTCGGGGGCGACGTCGTGCCGTTCATTCCGGATCGCAAGACGGATGGCTATGACCTTGGGCCGGCAGGCGTGCGCGCGGCGGTGGAAGCCGGGGCCAAGCTGGTCGTCACCTGCGATTGCGGGACGACCGCAGTGGAACCAGCGCGAGCGCTCGAGGCCGCAGGCATCGCGCTGATCATCACGGACCATCACCAGCCGGGGGCGGAACTGCCGCCCTGCGTTGCCTTGGTGAATCCGCAGCGGGATCTGACCCGGTTGGCGGAGGGCACGAGCGGGCGTGGCGTGACCGTGGGCTCGAACGGTGCGGCGATGTCGAGCGCGAGCGCGACTACTTCGACTCGCGCCGACCAGCACCTCGCCGCCGTCGGCGTCGCGTGGAAGCTCGCCTCCGTGGTGAGCGAGCTCTGTGGTGGTGATCCGCAGGTGGTCGACGACCAACTCGAGCTGGTCGCACTTGCCACGGTGGCGGACGTTGCGCCGCTGACGGGCGACAACCGCATCCTCGTGGCCGAGGGGCTCAAGCGCATGACGACGCCCCGTAGCCCGACGCAGCCGGCGCCGCGGAACCTTGGCCTGCGCGCATTGCTCCGCTCGGCGGGCCTCGATGAGAAGCGCCTGACCGCCGGTCGACTCGGGTTTGTCGTGGCGCCGCGTCTCAATGCGTTGGGCCGCATCCGGCAGGCCCTGCTCGGCGTGGACCTGCTGCTCGCCGAGGACGAGACGACAGCGATGGACCTCGCCGCCAAGTGCAACGAGGCGAACGCCGAGCGGCAGGAGTTGGACCGGCGCATCCTCGAGGAGGCGCAGCGGCGACTGGACGACATCGATCTCGACGCGGCGCGCGGTTTGGTGCTCGCTGGAGACGGCTGGGAGCCCGGCGTGATCGGGATCGTCGCGTCGCGGGTGGTGGAGCTCACGCATCGCCCGACATTCATGATTGCCGTCGCGGAGGACGGCGGGCAGCGCATCGGGAAGGGCAGTGGGCGTTCCGTGTCGGGATTCGACCTGCACGCGGCGCTGGTGGCCTGTGGTGACCTGCTCATCAAGTACGGGGGACACCGCGCGGCGGCGGGGCTGACCATCGATGCCGCGCGCATCGACGAGTTCACCGAACGCTTTGACGCGGAGGCGCGCTCGCGGCTCAGTGACGAGCAGTTGGTCCCCGAACTGCGGCCAGACCTCGAGTTGCCGATCGGGTCGGCCAACGAGCGGCTGCTTGCGGCCATTCGCTATCTCGAGCCCTTCGGTGTGGGCAATCCCGGCCCGGTGTTGGTCTCACGCGGCGTCTCGGTGGTCGGCGGGCCGCGCAAGGTGGGTAGCGACGGTCTCAAGCTGCAGCTGGATGCCGGTGACGGTCCGCGCGAGGCCGTGGGTTGGGGGATGGCGGCGCGGGCCGCGGAGGTGGGGCGCGATGCGCGGTTGGATCTCGTGTACCGCCTCGACGTGAACGAGTATCGCGGCGCGCGAACCCTGCAGGCGACGATCCTCGACCTTCGGAAGAGCGATGCCTGA
- the dnaG gene encoding DNA primase gives MIPDEVVAQVSDQADIVAVISEHVKLKKTGSVWRGPCPFHGGTGPNFSVVPGRGYTCFVCHEKGSVFTFVQKRLGMSFPEAVKYVGAKAGIEVVEVQRRHEGPDPREPMWELHGIVAEFFTKALWDSPAGAQARDYLSERAVSRETADRFGLGYAPRDPQALRSHFSGLGVEDARALAAGLLVQREGYDEPRPRFRDRLMFPILDPSGHTVGFGGRLLGPGEPKYLNSAESEIFSKGRLLYNLGSARHAIRREERVIIVEGYFDALRLVDAGIENVVAPMGTALTESQAELLGRYTKQVVLLYDSDGPGQKATFRAADVLLAKGLEVRVVTLPEGEDPDTFTRAKGRAGVEPLILDAMDVFDRKVQLLQRAGWFADLQHKRRALDRLLPTIRAASDPITRDLYLARAAEAAGIAREVLLQELHAVRRGRTPARGGPAVRPMRADPDGEYRDADAPPPGEEAAPYVPRGPYRSTVEQGNAEQSLIRVLLTHPAHQDLIVEELGKLEAEESPGDGEADALADEMAGVLRDPVFAAIYEAAKQVGAEADAESFASYLDPLAIHVYETLRGEADAVLNAPRTVSDAIRQLRGRSLDARVAELKSLLPLADDADKDRLNLRIRQLTAERNALGAGKWGAVRSRT, from the coding sequence GTGATCCCCGACGAAGTCGTCGCGCAGGTCTCCGACCAGGCGGACATCGTTGCAGTGATCAGCGAGCACGTGAAGCTCAAGAAGACCGGCTCGGTGTGGCGTGGGCCCTGCCCGTTCCACGGAGGCACCGGACCCAACTTCTCCGTGGTCCCCGGTCGCGGCTACACCTGCTTTGTCTGCCATGAGAAAGGTTCGGTGTTCACCTTCGTGCAGAAGCGGCTGGGGATGAGCTTCCCCGAAGCGGTGAAGTACGTGGGCGCCAAGGCGGGCATCGAGGTCGTGGAAGTGCAGCGGCGCCACGAGGGGCCGGACCCGCGCGAGCCGATGTGGGAGCTGCACGGCATCGTGGCCGAGTTCTTCACCAAGGCTCTCTGGGATTCGCCGGCCGGGGCGCAGGCGCGCGACTACCTCTCCGAGCGTGCGGTGTCGCGCGAGACGGCGGACCGCTTTGGGCTGGGCTATGCGCCGCGTGATCCGCAGGCGCTTCGTTCGCACTTCAGCGGTCTCGGGGTGGAAGACGCGCGCGCGCTCGCCGCAGGCCTGCTCGTGCAGCGCGAGGGCTACGACGAGCCGCGTCCCCGCTTTCGCGACCGGCTGATGTTTCCAATTCTCGATCCGAGCGGACACACCGTCGGTTTCGGCGGGCGCTTGCTCGGTCCAGGCGAGCCGAAGTACCTCAACTCCGCCGAGTCGGAGATCTTCTCCAAGGGTCGGCTGCTCTACAACCTCGGGAGCGCACGGCACGCGATCCGCCGCGAGGAGCGCGTGATCATCGTCGAGGGCTACTTCGACGCCCTGCGCTTGGTGGACGCGGGCATCGAGAACGTCGTGGCCCCGATGGGCACTGCGCTGACGGAGTCACAGGCGGAACTGCTCGGCCGATACACGAAGCAGGTCGTGTTGCTCTATGACTCGGACGGACCCGGCCAGAAGGCCACCTTCCGCGCGGCCGATGTGCTGTTGGCGAAGGGGCTCGAGGTGCGTGTCGTGACGCTGCCGGAAGGCGAGGATCCGGACACCTTTACGCGGGCCAAAGGACGTGCCGGCGTGGAACCGCTGATCCTCGATGCGATGGACGTGTTCGATCGCAAGGTGCAATTGCTCCAACGTGCCGGCTGGTTCGCGGACCTACAGCACAAGCGGCGGGCCTTGGATCGTCTGTTGCCGACGATTCGTGCGGCCAGCGATCCCATCACTCGGGACCTGTACCTGGCGCGGGCCGCGGAGGCCGCCGGCATCGCGCGCGAGGTGTTGTTGCAGGAACTGCACGCGGTGCGCCGCGGGCGGACGCCGGCGCGCGGCGGTCCCGCGGTACGGCCGATGCGCGCGGATCCCGACGGCGAGTACCGCGATGCGGACGCGCCGCCGCCGGGCGAGGAGGCCGCGCCATACGTGCCGCGCGGGCCGTATCGCTCGACGGTGGAGCAGGGGAACGCCGAGCAGTCGCTCATCCGCGTGCTGCTCACGCACCCGGCGCATCAGGACCTCATCGTCGAGGAACTGGGCAAGCTAGAGGCCGAGGAATCGCCGGGCGATGGCGAGGCCGACGCGCTTGCGGACGAGATGGCGGGCGTGCTCCGCGACCCCGTGTTCGCCGCGATCTACGAGGCGGCCAAGCAGGTGGGGGCCGAGGCGGACGCTGAGAGCTTCGCGTCGTATCTCGATCCGCTGGCGATTCACGTCTATGAAACGCTGCGCGGCGAGGCCGACGCCGTGCTGAATGCCCCGCGGACGGTCAGCGACGCCATCCGCCAGTTGCGCGGGCGGTCGCTGGACGCCCGCGTGGCAGAGCTGAAGTCGCTGCTGCCCCTGGCCGACGATGCTGACAAGGACCGCCTGAACCTGCGCATCCGGCAGCTCACGGCCGAGCGCAATGCCTTGGGCGCCGGAAAGTGGGGCGCCGTGCGTAGTAGGACCTGA
- a CDS encoding Smr/MutS family protein yields the protein MSDASEAASTLGQHDAVHTQALGGTNQRASIQTHALDVLEFARLLDFVARHASSSPGAARIRALRPLRVGGTHLDRGDALDALHAEHARVAAMRLLIGGENPYRSEAIPELEQPLQRLRVIGTIWSGPELRSVVTLLRSARLTQAALRDEARHPAARAPLAALADRLIARPQIEQQLERVLTDEGELRDDASPALRRIRKELRGAEGEIVRLLERLMAKLEPHHRVDDASVTLRNGRWVIPVRREGKGAVGGIVHDSSQTGQTLYVEPPAAVEAGNRLRELEAEERAEIERILRELTDLIRPEREALADAWDALVELDSLYGRARYALAAKCTDATLVAARGVGADDARDAANAALPASGWHIHDGRHPLLLAQGVAVVPFDLAMSTEERTLLVSGPNTGGKTVLLKALALIALMAQSGIPAPVGAESSIPCFDDVFADIGDEQSLEASLSTFSAHLKHLKEIVDHAGADSLVLIDELGSGTDPLEGAALGGAILESLTGRGTTTIATTHLGALKELAGEVAGVVNASLQFDAERLAPTYRLIKGVPGRSYGLAIARRLSMSEAVLARAEERVPQMERNLSALLADVEARAESLAAREREVAAQQEDLQSRASRIAEREQAVRTQERELEREARKGSRRYLLEARQEVEATIKALKEAGAASIDQTAAAARRALEQRAAEEREVLEALDVAEKVAQEAAWKAKQGAEPTRDKRGVVLELGDAVEVATLGGKTGKLLERRGDDAVVSVGALKLTVPFASLRRVSQRHLREASVPVAIVDVPEIHAKTEVDLRGMRVHELDDALLQALDAAIRADLHQLRIIHGKGTGALRERVTQLLKGDARVKGFRLGAWNEGGAGVTVAEL from the coding sequence GTGAGCGACGCGTCGGAGGCGGCCAGCACCCTGGGCCAGCACGACGCGGTCCATACTCAGGCGCTCGGCGGCACCAACCAGCGCGCGTCGATCCAGACGCACGCCCTGGACGTCCTCGAATTCGCGCGACTGCTCGACTTCGTCGCCCGTCACGCGTCCTCCAGTCCGGGTGCCGCACGCATTCGCGCGCTGCGCCCGCTTCGTGTCGGCGGGACGCACCTCGACCGAGGCGACGCGCTCGATGCCCTGCACGCGGAGCACGCCCGCGTGGCGGCGATGCGCCTGCTCATTGGCGGCGAGAACCCGTATCGCTCCGAGGCCATCCCGGAGCTTGAGCAGCCGCTGCAGCGACTGCGCGTCATCGGCACGATCTGGAGTGGCCCTGAACTCCGCAGCGTGGTCACGCTGCTGCGCTCGGCGCGGCTCACGCAGGCCGCGTTGCGCGACGAGGCGCGGCATCCGGCGGCGCGCGCCCCTTTGGCCGCGCTTGCCGATCGATTGATTGCGCGGCCGCAGATTGAGCAGCAGCTCGAGCGTGTGTTGACCGACGAAGGCGAGCTTAGGGACGACGCCTCGCCTGCGCTGCGGCGCATCCGCAAGGAGCTGCGCGGCGCGGAGGGTGAGATTGTCCGGCTGCTCGAGCGCCTGATGGCCAAGCTGGAGCCGCACCATCGCGTCGACGATGCCTCGGTGACACTGCGCAACGGGCGTTGGGTCATTCCAGTGCGCCGCGAAGGGAAGGGCGCGGTCGGTGGGATCGTGCACGACAGCTCGCAGACAGGGCAGACACTGTACGTGGAGCCGCCGGCCGCGGTGGAGGCGGGAAATCGCCTGCGTGAGCTCGAGGCGGAGGAGCGCGCGGAGATCGAACGGATCCTGCGTGAGTTGACGGACCTGATTCGCCCCGAGCGCGAGGCGCTCGCGGATGCCTGGGACGCGCTGGTGGAGTTGGACTCGCTGTACGGCAGGGCGCGGTATGCGCTGGCCGCCAAGTGCACGGATGCGACGCTTGTCGCGGCACGCGGTGTCGGCGCGGACGATGCGCGTGACGCTGCGAACGCGGCGCTGCCGGCGTCAGGTTGGCACATCCACGACGGTCGCCACCCGCTGCTGCTCGCGCAGGGCGTCGCCGTCGTGCCGTTCGACCTCGCGATGTCGACGGAGGAGCGCACGCTGCTCGTCTCTGGCCCCAACACCGGCGGCAAGACCGTCTTGCTCAAGGCGCTCGCGCTAATCGCGCTGATGGCGCAGAGCGGCATTCCCGCACCAGTAGGCGCGGAGTCGAGCATCCCCTGCTTTGACGACGTCTTCGCCGACATCGGCGACGAGCAGTCGCTCGAGGCCTCGCTCTCGACCTTTTCGGCGCACCTCAAGCACCTCAAGGAAATCGTGGACCACGCCGGCGCCGACTCGCTGGTACTGATTGACGAGTTGGGCTCGGGCACGGATCCGCTCGAAGGCGCGGCGCTGGGCGGCGCGATTCTCGAGTCGCTGACCGGTCGCGGTACGACGACCATCGCGACCACACACCTCGGCGCGCTCAAGGAGCTGGCGGGTGAGGTCGCTGGTGTGGTGAATGCCTCGTTGCAATTCGACGCCGAGCGCCTGGCCCCGACCTATCGCCTGATCAAGGGCGTGCCGGGGCGTTCGTACGGCTTGGCCATCGCGCGGCGGCTCTCGATGAGCGAGGCGGTGCTCGCGCGCGCCGAGGAGCGCGTGCCGCAGATGGAGCGCAATCTGAGTGCGTTGCTCGCGGACGTTGAGGCGCGCGCCGAGTCCTTGGCGGCGCGGGAGCGCGAAGTCGCGGCGCAGCAGGAGGATCTGCAGTCGCGCGCGTCGCGCATCGCTGAGCGCGAGCAGGCGGTGCGCACGCAGGAGCGTGAGCTGGAGCGGGAGGCGCGGAAGGGCTCGCGGCGCTACTTGCTGGAGGCGCGGCAGGAGGTTGAGGCGACGATCAAGGCGCTGAAGGAGGCGGGTGCGGCGAGCATTGACCAGACGGCTGCGGCCGCCCGTCGCGCGCTCGAACAGCGCGCGGCGGAGGAGCGAGAGGTGCTCGAGGCGCTCGACGTCGCCGAGAAGGTGGCGCAGGAGGCGGCCTGGAAGGCGAAGCAGGGCGCGGAGCCCACGCGCGACAAGCGCGGCGTTGTGCTCGAACTTGGCGACGCCGTCGAGGTCGCGACGCTGGGCGGGAAAACCGGCAAGCTGCTTGAGCGCCGCGGCGACGACGCGGTGGTGAGCGTCGGGGCACTGAAGCTCACGGTGCCCTTCGCCTCGCTGCGTCGCGTGTCGCAGCGGCATCTGCGCGAGGCCTCGGTGCCGGTGGCGATTGTCGACGTGCCGGAGATCCACGCGAAGACCGAGGTGGACCTGCGCGGCATGCGCGTGCACGAGCTCGACGACGCGCTGCTGCAGGCGCTGGACGCGGCGATCCGTGCGGATTTGCACCAACTGCGTATCATCCACGGCAAGGGCACCGGCGCACTGCGCGAACGCGTGACCCAGCTGCTCAAGGGGGATGCGCGGGTGAAGGGCTTCCGGCTGGGCGCGTGGAACGAGGGCGGCGCGGGCGTGACCGTGGCGGAGCTGTGA
- a CDS encoding GatB/YqeY domain-containing protein → MSELAARLQGELNAARKAQDKPQVLLLGTVLADIRNHEIAVKRSITDDDVVEVLRKAIKRRRESVEMYEQGGRAEQAAAERREAEALEVYLPAAPSDDEVRAAVRAAVAAGASKIGAVMGKVMPQFKGRLDGSVLNRIAREELGPQA, encoded by the coding sequence ATGTCGGAGTTGGCGGCACGGCTGCAGGGTGAGCTGAACGCTGCCCGGAAGGCGCAGGACAAGCCCCAGGTCCTGCTCCTCGGCACCGTGCTGGCCGACATCCGCAACCACGAGATTGCCGTGAAGCGCAGCATCACCGACGACGATGTCGTCGAGGTGCTGCGCAAGGCGATCAAGCGGCGGCGGGAGTCGGTGGAGATGTACGAGCAAGGCGGCCGCGCGGAACAGGCGGCCGCGGAGCGGCGGGAGGCCGAGGCCCTCGAGGTCTACCTCCCGGCCGCACCCTCGGACGACGAGGTACGCGCAGCGGTCCGCGCGGCCGTCGCCGCGGGCGCGTCGAAGATCGGCGCGGTGATGGGCAAGGTGATGCCCCAGTTCAAGGGTCGCCTCGACGGCAGCGTGCTGAATCGCATCGCGCGCGAGGAGCTCGGGCCCCAGGCGTGA
- the rpsU gene encoding 30S ribosomal protein S21, with the protein MSEVVIHEDENFERALKRFKKKCEKAGILADLRKHRHYEKPSEKRKRKLNAAQRKNRRTRTH; encoded by the coding sequence TTGTCGGAAGTCGTCATCCACGAGGACGAGAACTTCGAGCGTGCGCTCAAGCGCTTCAAGAAGAAGTGCGAGAAGGCCGGAATCCTCGCCGATCTGCGCAAGCATCGTCACTACGAGAAGCCCAGCGAGAAGCGGAAGCGCAAGCTTAACGCGGCGCAGCGGAAGAATCGCCGTACGCGGACACACTGA